Below is a window of Pseudanabaenaceae cyanobacterium SKYG29 DNA.
CCAGTCCATAGCAGCCCATCACCAGGGGAATTTCTGCCCCGGTTTCGTCCGTAAAGGTAGCACCCATAGCCTGGGAATACTTGGTACCCAGTTGAAAGATGTGCCCAACTTCAATCCCCCGTGCTACTTTCAAGGTTTGGCTGGGGTCATGTACTGCCCGATCGCCTGCCTGGGCTAGCCGAATGTCAACCACTTCAGGCAGGACATACTCTTTCCCCCAGTTAGCCCCTACCACATGGAAATCTGTCGCATTGCTGCCAGTAGCAAAACTGTGTAGGTCAACTACTGTTCGATCGGCTAGCCGCAGGAACTTGGCTATCACTGCAGGGTGCTTAGCAATGTAGTCATCACTCAGGTCAGGGGCGATGTAACCCACAGGTAAAGGCTGACTCTGCCACTGCTTTTGGGATTCCGCGTCAGCTACTTTCAAAGACAGGAGAGTTTTAGCACCGTAGTTGTTGGCACGTTTGGTAATTTCGTTGGCTAGTTTGACTTCGTTGACGGTTTGATCCCCGCGAATGCTGACCAAGACCAACAGGGTTTTGCCATTATCCAAGACAGCTTGATAGACAACTTGTTTGACAATTTGGGTGGGATGTACCTGCAAAAAAGCAGCCATGGTCTCGATCGTGGCGGTGTTGGGTGCTGCCACTCGGCGGAATTCTACCGGTGAACTCACCACAGGATCGGGTGGTAAAGACACAGCTTTTTCCACATTGGCAGCGTACTGTCCATCTTCGGTGTATAGGACTTGGTCTTCCCCCGCCTCTGCCAGAATCATAAACTCTTGGGAGCCTGAGCCACCGATCGCCCCTGAATCTGCCTCCACTGCCCGAAATTCCAGCCCGCACCGTCTGAGGATACGGCTGTAGCAGTTGTACATCTCCTGATAGGTCTCTTTGAGGCTGGCTTCGTTGGTGTGGAAGGAATAGCCGTCTTTCATGATAAATTCTCTGCCCCGCAGCAAGCCAAACCTGGGGCGAATCTCATCACGGAATTTGGTCTGAATTTGATAAAGATGGAGGGGTAACTGGCGATAGGAGCGGATCATGTCCTTGGCAATGGCGGTGATCACTTCTTCGTGGGTCGGTCCTAAACCCAGCTGCCGCTCCGCCCGATCGGTTAGAGAGAACATAATCCCTTCCGCCTTGGTGTAAGTATCCCAACGGCCTGAGGTCTGCCACAGCTCGGCTGGTTGTAACTGGGGTAGTAGGCACTCCTGGGCACCCGATCGGTGCATTTCTTCCCGCACAATATCACTGATTTTCTGTAAAACTCGCCACATCAAGGGCAAGTAGGCATAAATCCCGTTAGCAATCCGACGGATATAGCCAGCGCGCACCAGCAATTTGTGGCTAGGGAGTTCCGCATCCGCAGGGTCTTCCCGCAGCGTTACCCACAGCATTTGCGACAGACGCATACCGATTGATTGTGTGAAACAGCAGTGGCAACATCTTACCCTACGCATTGAATTTGGGATCAGGATAAGTTAAATTTAGGTAATTTCACTGAGTAATGATATGTCTGCCCCCTGGAGTCAACGGTTTGAGTTAGCTTTGCACCCCGCCATTGCGGAATTTAACGCCAGCATCCCCTTTGACATTGCTTTGTTGGAATATGACATCACAGGCTCCCAAGCCCACGCCCAAATGTTGGCGCACCAGGGCATCCTCACCCCCGAGGAAGCAGACACAATTGTCAAGGGTTTAGAACAAATCCGCCAGGAATACCGATCGGGTGCCTTTCAACCAGGCATAGAGGCAGAGGACGTGCATTTTGCGGTGGAAAGACGGCTGACAGAACTGATTGGTGACCTGGGTAAAAAACTGCACACTGCCCGCTCTCGCAATGACCAAGTAGCTACTGATGTCCGCCTGTACTTGCGGGAACAAATTCAGCTCATTAAATCTGACCTCCACAACTGGCAGCAAACTTTAGTGAACCTGGCAGAACACCACCTAGATACCCTCATTCCTGGCTATACGCACCTGCAACGGGCACAACCCATTAGCCTTGCCCATCATTTGCTAGCCTACTTTGAAATGGCAGAACGGGACTACCAACGCCTCACAGAAATCTACCAACGGGTAAACATCTGTCCTTTGGGGG
It encodes the following:
- a CDS encoding proline--tRNA ligase — translated: MRLSQMLWVTLREDPADAELPSHKLLVRAGYIRRIANGIYAYLPLMWRVLQKISDIVREEMHRSGAQECLLPQLQPAELWQTSGRWDTYTKAEGIMFSLTDRAERQLGLGPTHEEVITAIAKDMIRSYRQLPLHLYQIQTKFRDEIRPRFGLLRGREFIMKDGYSFHTNEASLKETYQEMYNCYSRILRRCGLEFRAVEADSGAIGGSGSQEFMILAEAGEDQVLYTEDGQYAANVEKAVSLPPDPVVSSPVEFRRVAAPNTATIETMAAFLQVHPTQIVKQVVYQAVLDNGKTLLVLVSIRGDQTVNEVKLANEITKRANNYGAKTLLSLKVADAESQKQWQSQPLPVGYIAPDLSDDYIAKHPAVIAKFLRLADRTVVDLHSFATGSNATDFHVVGANWGKEYVLPEVVDIRLAQAGDRAVHDPSQTLKVARGIEVGHIFQLGTKYSQAMGATFTDETGAEIPLVMGCYGLGVSRLAQAAVEQSHDQNGIIWDVAIAPYQVIIAVPNITNPEQMAVAEKLYQALQQAGMEVLLDDRDERAGVKFKDADLVGIPYRLVPGKSIAQGEVEIFTRKTGKTENVAIDRVVDWLREAIRAALAK